A portion of the Pseudomonas protegens CHA0 genome contains these proteins:
- a CDS encoding M48 family metallopeptidase, whose product MKKSLVVCALSAAVLLSGCETVNTTSGGVVGVDRKQSMFSMVSSAEVNQSYAQSYQQTLGEASSQGVLDKTSANAKRLQVIANRLIAQAPTFRPDCAQWKWEVNLIKSDELNANCGPGGKIIFYSGLIEKLKLTDDEIAAVMGHEIAHALREHGREAMSKQYAVGAGKQIATLFGVPQETVALGDNGVNLLMTLPNSRENENEADLIGLELAARAGYNPNAAISLWNKMGQAAGGSAPPEFMSTHPASTSRIASLQAAIPKVMPLYQAAKKS is encoded by the coding sequence ATGAAGAAGTCATTGGTCGTATGTGCATTGAGTGCCGCAGTACTGCTCAGCGGTTGTGAAACGGTCAATACCACCAGCGGTGGCGTGGTCGGTGTGGATCGCAAGCAATCCATGTTCAGCATGGTTTCCAGCGCTGAAGTGAACCAGTCCTATGCCCAGTCCTATCAGCAGACTCTGGGTGAAGCCAGCAGCCAGGGCGTACTGGACAAGACCAGCGCCAACGCCAAGCGCCTGCAGGTCATTGCCAACCGCCTGATTGCCCAGGCGCCGACTTTCCGCCCCGACTGCGCGCAGTGGAAATGGGAAGTCAACCTGATCAAGAGCGACGAGCTCAACGCCAACTGCGGTCCTGGCGGCAAGATCATTTTCTACTCCGGGCTGATCGAGAAGCTCAAACTCACCGACGATGAAATCGCCGCGGTCATGGGCCATGAAATTGCCCACGCCCTGCGCGAGCACGGTCGCGAAGCCATGTCCAAGCAGTACGCGGTCGGTGCCGGCAAGCAGATCGCCACCTTGTTCGGCGTTCCGCAGGAAACCGTAGCCCTGGGCGACAACGGGGTGAACCTGCTGATGACTCTGCCCAACAGCCGCGAGAATGAAAACGAAGCGGACCTGATCGGCCTGGAACTGGCCGCCCGTGCCGGTTACAACCCGAATGCGGCCATCAGCCTGTGGAACAAGATGGGCCAGGCTGCCGGTGGCTCCGCGCCGCCCGAGTTCATGAGCACTCACCCGGCTTCCACCAGCCGTATCGCTTCCTTGCAGGCGGCGATTCCCAAGGTGATGCCGCTGTATCAGGCCGCCAAGAAGTCCTGA